Proteins found in one Pseudopipra pipra isolate bDixPip1 chromosome 19, bDixPip1.hap1, whole genome shotgun sequence genomic segment:
- the ANKRD40 gene encoding ankyrin repeat domain-containing protein 40: MREAGAELAERERQERLREAAALGDAEEVRRLVELGVGLNSQNEVNGWTCLHWACKRNHAAVVAYLLHAGADKDILTKKGERPAQLTSKREIKEMLGVEDDELPDLKQDSDLPIIPNYLANPPFPYVYNTTGSSIPDPTVNGNVSHSEPHDADSLSVPDAELYRRAPSQHGNAAPEGAPNGDMPPLPRGPAGPPRSHPVLQRTPVYQGPLSWSRGPPSPAGSNQSVPQQENGSCVGPVPAFQPVFFTGAFPLNMQELVLKVRIQNPNLRENDFIEIELDRQELTYKELLRVSCHELGVNPEHVQKIRKLPNTMLRKDKDVARLQDFQELELVLTVSDKNLLFRVPTLSEQSGYNKKASELTY, translated from the exons ATGCGGGAGGCGGGCGCGGAGCTGGCGGAGCGGGAGCGGCAGGAGCGGctgcgggaggcggcggcgctggGGGACGCGGAGGAGGTGCGGCGGCTCGTGGAGCTGGGGGTCGGCCTCAACTCCCAGAACGAAGTCAACGGATG GACATGTTTGCACTGGGCCTGTAAGCGGAACCACGCGGCCGTGGTGGCTTATCTGCTGCACGCAGGAGCAGACAAGGACATCCTGACCAAGAAAGGAGAGAGGCCAGCCCAGTTAACATCCAAGAGAGAGATCAAGGAGATGCTGGGAG tgGAAGACGATGAACTCCCGGACCTAAAGCAAGATTCAGACCTGCCAATCATCCCCAATTACCTGGCTAACCCACCTTTCCCTTATGTTTATAACACCACGGGCAGCAGCATTCCAGATCCCACTGTGAATGGGAATGTCTCCCATTCTGAGCCGCACGATGCCGACTCTCTGTCCGTGCCTGACGCGGAGCTTTATAGACGTGCGCCGTCACAGCACGGGAACGCTGCTCCCGAGGGGGCTCCCAATGGGGACATGCCACCCCTGCCCCGAGGGCCTGCTGGGCCACCACGCTCACATCCTGTCCTCCAGAGAACTCCTGTTTACCAGGGGCCGTTGTCGTGGAGCAGAGGCCCCCCTTCGCCGGCAGGATCCAACCAGTCCGTACCCCAGCAAGAGAACGGCTCCTGCGTGGGGCCTGTGCCAGCCTTCCAGCCCGTGTTCTTCACAGGAGCTTTTCCACTCAATATGCAAG AACTGGTGCTTAAAGTTAGAATACAAAACCCTAATCTTAGAGAAAATGACTTCATTGAAATTGAACTGGACAGACAAGAACTGACCTACAAGGAACTGCTCCGAGTGAGTTGCCATGAGCTGGGGGTGAACCCCGAGCACGTACAGAAGATCAGAAAATTACCAAATACAATGTTAAGAAAG gacAAAGATGTTGCAAGGCTACAGGATTTCCAAGAATTGGAGCTTGTTCTAACAGTAAGCGACAAAAACTTACTTTTCAGAGTCCCAACACTTTCTGAACAGAGTGGTTATAACAAGAAGGCATCAGAACTTACATACTAA